One window from the genome of Salisaeta longa DSM 21114 encodes:
- a CDS encoding CsgE family curli-type amyloid fiber assembly protein — MMCPSYIWWFGVWLLVLPLAARAQTGAVAVSPAAKVAVRVQVDRAKDAASAPDGAFSYVPLALTFEMQRKRFSSLRQVPSTEGMRLRGLVIDATLTKLGRDFYLQFFQYWEPPAVQGFYTIEITERPTPGRGTLVEARVNDDILFRSRLQTDSDIDTLALTAARRVYQYVRSGQGLFRVY; from the coding sequence ATGATGTGCCCTTCATACATTTGGTGGTTTGGAGTGTGGCTGCTCGTCCTGCCCCTCGCGGCGCGCGCCCAAACCGGCGCTGTTGCCGTGTCGCCCGCCGCGAAGGTGGCTGTGCGCGTGCAAGTCGATCGTGCCAAGGATGCGGCGTCTGCGCCGGATGGCGCATTTTCGTATGTACCGCTCGCCCTCACGTTCGAGATGCAGCGGAAGCGCTTTTCTTCGCTGCGGCAGGTACCGAGCACCGAAGGAATGCGCCTGCGCGGACTTGTCATCGACGCGACGCTCACCAAGCTGGGACGCGACTTCTACCTTCAGTTCTTTCAGTATTGGGAGCCGCCAGCGGTGCAAGGCTTCTACACCATCGAAATTACGGAGCGCCCCACCCCCGGGCGCGGAACGTTGGTGGAAGCGCGGGTGAACGACGACATTCTTTTTCGGTCGCGCCTGCAAACCGACAGTGATATTGATACCCTCGCTCTAACGGCCGCGCGCCGCGTGTATCAGTATGTGCGCAGCGGTCAGGGCCTCTTCCGTGTGTACTAA
- a CDS encoding T9SS type A sorting domain-containing protein: MLRTKAANRNFWPFLFALFVLASSFSAHGQSLPVPKSSDVALIAFTLEARDSTGTLIAQDAGTNLLFYKEASFGWDPYDASKLTPLSDSYAVSAFVTERNGDPHYLKAQESVPYRLTDEGYTGTLDIVTEGIADATFTLKIGTWYQVPVDWTVRLIDTKRTTDPADDTFVVLTPSSTYTFSGRTSNDDLTGPGGPKSGEDAVSRFQVTAGPASSSLPVEMAAFTVQSSGPSAVLAWETASETNNAGFYVEHRAPYADAFTARDFVEGAGTTNAPQTYRFRLRDLSPGTHAFRLRQVDTDGTTHYSDVVTTRISLNGSFTLQSPYPNPFQSQATVAFAVEQSQPVTVALYNTLGQRVQVLYQGTPAAGQTQRARLSNKGLSSGLYIVRLETPSFQSTRTVTLVR, encoded by the coding sequence ATGCTACGCACGAAAGCAGCGAATCGCAATTTCTGGCCGTTTCTCTTCGCACTCTTCGTTCTTGCTTCGAGTTTTTCCGCCCACGGACAGTCGCTTCCGGTCCCGAAAAGCTCTGACGTCGCGCTCATTGCGTTCACCCTCGAAGCGCGCGACTCGACGGGCACCCTCATCGCACAAGATGCAGGGACCAATCTTCTGTTCTATAAGGAGGCGAGCTTCGGGTGGGATCCATACGATGCGTCGAAGCTCACGCCGCTGAGCGACTCCTACGCGGTCTCTGCGTTTGTCACCGAGCGCAACGGCGACCCTCATTACTTAAAGGCCCAGGAGAGCGTTCCCTACCGCCTCACGGATGAGGGATATACCGGCACGCTTGACATTGTGACCGAAGGCATTGCCGATGCCACATTTACTCTTAAGATTGGCACGTGGTACCAGGTGCCGGTCGACTGGACCGTTCGCCTCATTGACACGAAGCGCACGACGGACCCGGCCGATGATACGTTTGTGGTGCTGACGCCGTCGAGCACGTACACGTTTAGCGGGCGCACGAGCAACGACGACCTCACCGGTCCTGGCGGACCCAAGAGCGGCGAAGACGCCGTGTCACGGTTTCAGGTGACGGCGGGTCCGGCCAGCAGCTCGCTTCCTGTTGAGATGGCTGCGTTCACGGTGCAGAGCAGCGGCCCATCGGCGGTGCTTGCCTGGGAGACGGCCTCGGAGACCAACAACGCCGGGTTTTATGTCGAGCACCGGGCGCCGTACGCCGACGCCTTCACGGCGCGCGACTTTGTTGAGGGCGCCGGCACGACCAATGCGCCCCAAACCTATCGCTTCCGGCTTCGCGACCTTTCCCCCGGCACGCATGCCTTTCGCCTGCGGCAGGTGGATACCGACGGGACCACGCATTACTCCGACGTCGTAACGACGCGCATCAGCCTCAACGGGTCGTTCACGCTACAATCGCCCTACCCCAACCCCTTTCAGTCACAGGCCACGGTTGCGTTTGCCGTTGAGCAGTCGCAGCCCGTAACCGTTGCGCTGTACAACACCCTCGGTCAGCGTGTGCAGGTGCTGTACCAGGGCACGCCGGCAGCGGGGCAAACACAGCGCGCCCGCCTCTCCAACAAAGGGCTGAGCAGCGGACTCTACATCGTGCGGTTGGAAACGCCCTCGTTTCAGTCCACACGCACCGTCACGCTTGTCCGATAG
- a CDS encoding curli assembly protein CsgF codes for MLIRTLASLIVLLGIGATSVAAQELVYRPTNPAFGGSYLNYQWLLSSAQAQNAFEADAGSSFFDRDPLADFQNSLQRQILDQLSRELVTERFGNIDLSQPGTFDLGAYTVEVLPGVNGTTIRVFNPITGATTSVTIPNL; via the coding sequence ATGCTTATCCGGACACTCGCCAGTCTCATCGTATTGCTGGGAATCGGTGCCACCAGCGTAGCAGCGCAAGAACTCGTCTACCGCCCCACAAATCCAGCGTTTGGCGGTTCGTACCTGAACTATCAATGGCTGCTGAGCTCTGCACAGGCGCAAAATGCGTTTGAGGCCGATGCGGGCTCCTCTTTTTTCGACCGCGATCCCCTTGCTGACTTCCAAAACTCGCTGCAGCGCCAAATCCTGGATCAGCTCTCGCGCGAATTGGTGACCGAGCGCTTCGGCAACATCGATCTCTCGCAGCCCGGCACCTTCGACCTCGGGGCATACACGGTGGAAGTGCTACCGGGCGTGAATGGCACAACGATCCGCGTCTTTAACCCCATCACCGGGGCTACCACCAGCGTAACCATCCCTAACTTGTAA
- the yajC gene encoding preprotein translocase subunit YajC, which yields MASSLAAGFILLTGAPSGNSTSSLLGLALPFILILGIFYLLIYRPQKKREREHQELIDNLERGDQIVTIGGIHGTIREIDDDSVLAQVDSKGVKLRIDKQAIASVGGNE from the coding sequence ATGGCTTCCTCTCTCGCTGCCGGTTTCATCCTGCTCACTGGCGCCCCTTCGGGCAACAGCACAAGCAGCTTGCTAGGCTTGGCGCTCCCATTCATCCTGATCCTCGGCATCTTTTATCTGCTCATCTACCGCCCGCAAAAGAAACGCGAGCGTGAGCATCAGGAGCTGATCGACAACCTGGAGCGCGGGGATCAGATTGTGACCATCGGCGGCATCCATGGGACCATCCGCGAGATTGACGACGATAGCGTGCTGGCGCAGGTCGACTCGAAGGGCGTGAAGCTGCGCATCGATAAGCAAGCCATTGCGAGCGTGGGCGGCAACGAGTGA
- the csgH gene encoding curli-like amyloid fiber formation chaperone CsgH has translation MSHWRKRAWGLLLIFLVLTILGARFTSTHDICARVVFDGPPQQLSVYGVVSSPTPIPDSLEYRLVVRRTGPSGTVRSVQSGRFRVRPRPDTLGRVTINVAAHDRLTATLRILHNTQVVATDERQVRGSPP, from the coding sequence ATGAGCCATTGGCGCAAGCGTGCGTGGGGGCTCCTCCTGATTTTTCTTGTGCTGACGATACTCGGCGCGCGCTTTACGTCTACCCATGACATTTGCGCGCGCGTCGTGTTTGACGGCCCGCCCCAGCAGTTGAGCGTTTACGGCGTGGTATCATCCCCCACACCCATCCCGGATTCCCTTGAATACCGTTTGGTTGTGCGCCGCACCGGGCCTTCGGGAACGGTGCGTTCGGTACAAAGCGGTCGCTTTCGCGTCCGCCCACGTCCCGATACGCTGGGCCGCGTCACCATAAATGTTGCCGCGCACGATCGTCTCACGGCCACCCTGCGTATTCTGCACAACACGCAGGTGGTGGCAACCGATGAGCGGCAGGTGCGCGGCTCGCCTCCCTAA
- a CDS encoding phenylalanine 4-monooxygenase yields the protein MAEEPVVDTPTPEDELSAYEKATEDGDVDPRCIPQKLEGRPPIGEEIEYPEYPAEDHETWQILVERQMEQLPGRACAAYLKGQDVLKLEADRLPSLANLSDRLHEATGWKVAKVPGLIHEKDFFSLLAERIFPSTNYVRGRDEIDYTPAPDCFHDIFGHMPMLTQPDFADFYQLFGQAALNAEGADRQRLERFHWFTVEFGLLREKGETRIFGAGIVSSNNEVTHALSDEVTTHPFDPEHIVEKDYDVWHLQDELFVLDSFEQLVDGFRRWTTSRGLLDG from the coding sequence ATGGCTGAGGAACCAGTTGTTGACACCCCGACGCCCGAAGACGAATTGTCGGCGTACGAAAAAGCAACGGAAGATGGCGACGTCGATCCGCGGTGTATCCCGCAAAAGCTTGAAGGGCGCCCGCCCATCGGCGAAGAGATCGAGTACCCCGAGTACCCTGCCGAGGATCATGAAACATGGCAGATCCTGGTGGAGCGCCAGATGGAGCAGCTCCCCGGGCGAGCCTGCGCGGCGTATCTGAAAGGACAGGACGTGCTCAAGCTGGAGGCCGACCGGCTGCCGTCGCTGGCCAACCTGAGCGATCGCCTGCATGAGGCGACGGGCTGGAAGGTGGCCAAGGTGCCCGGGCTGATCCACGAGAAGGATTTCTTTAGCCTGCTGGCCGAGCGCATCTTTCCCTCGACCAACTACGTACGCGGCCGCGACGAAATTGACTACACGCCGGCGCCCGACTGCTTCCACGACATCTTCGGCCACATGCCGATGCTCACGCAGCCGGACTTTGCCGATTTCTATCAGTTGTTTGGGCAGGCGGCGCTGAACGCGGAGGGCGCCGACCGGCAGCGGCTGGAACGTTTCCACTGGTTCACGGTCGAGTTTGGATTGCTGCGCGAGAAAGGCGAAACGCGCATCTTTGGCGCGGGCATCGTGTCGTCGAACAACGAGGTGACGCACGCCCTCTCCGACGAGGTGACCACGCATCCGTTTGATCCTGAGCACATCGTCGAGAAGGATTACGACGTGTGGCATCTGCAAGATGAGCTGTTTGTCCTCGATTCGTTCGAGCAGCTGGTCGATGGCTTCCGTCGCTGGACGACAAGCCGCGGCCTGCTCGACGGGTAG
- a CDS encoding RDD family protein, with the protein MRTSFSPTYAAPAFTRRLAALLIDGLVAGLFGAIPFIGGLVGGLYLVARDGLEIDGLNGRSVGKYVLNLDVRHTDGGPIDLERSVRRNWMFGIGALAGVLLYIPLIGWLFIPGVVALSLGLAMYEGYRALTDERGRRWGDVLADTQVIEER; encoded by the coding sequence ATGCGCACATCTTTTTCCCCTACCTATGCAGCTCCTGCGTTTACTCGTCGGTTGGCCGCACTCTTGATTGACGGGCTCGTCGCCGGCCTCTTTGGCGCTATTCCGTTCATCGGTGGCCTCGTGGGGGGCCTGTACCTCGTCGCGCGCGATGGGCTTGAAATCGACGGGCTGAACGGTCGCTCGGTTGGCAAATACGTGCTCAACCTGGACGTGCGCCATACCGATGGCGGGCCGATCGACCTTGAGCGGTCCGTACGGCGGAACTGGATGTTTGGCATCGGCGCACTGGCCGGCGTCCTCCTGTACATTCCGCTGATTGGCTGGTTGTTCATTCCGGGGGTGGTTGCCCTAAGCCTTGGCCTTGCGATGTACGAGGGCTACCGCGCCCTCACCGACGAGCGCGGGCGCCGGTGGGGGGATGTGCTTGCCGATACGCAGGTCATTGAAGAGCGCTAA
- a CDS encoding carboxypeptidase regulatory-like domain-containing protein — MLRLQTYTRGTLLLLLTGLLLFVGCDSSSTPETFTLTGELQNVTDRGVENATVRATQDGETVGSGTTNEDGTYEITGLSEGTYTITVEAPGYEGTSFSVDVTGNITAPAETLLGPATITGQVLDATTGDPIPNAEIAFSTETDTSRALADLIFEANESGTYELQNAPTGTYLCVIRAAGYFPQIVEEVPLQEGTNDLGSSASSEELADGQFRIVLSWGETPDDLDSHLTGPDAGSGRFHVYYSNQTPSGAEANLDLDDITSYGPETVTITALRDGMYRYSVHNYANQSADGALGIESSPAKVDFYGENGLIETYNPPAATAQSGNTWRVFEINVSGGTPSIDDNGGDTFGYYQASSSSDTGTFLRGPVDKQQVLSERLQNALLEAFDRPLR, encoded by the coding sequence ATGCTACGTTTACAAACATATACGCGCGGTACGCTTCTCCTCCTTCTCACGGGCTTGCTCCTGTTCGTCGGTTGCGATTCCAGCAGCACCCCAGAAACCTTCACCCTAACGGGCGAACTGCAGAACGTAACCGACCGGGGCGTTGAAAACGCAACGGTACGCGCCACCCAAGACGGCGAAACGGTAGGATCCGGCACAACCAATGAAGACGGCACCTACGAAATCACCGGGCTCTCTGAAGGAACCTACACCATTACCGTCGAAGCGCCGGGGTACGAAGGCACGTCCTTTTCTGTTGATGTAACCGGCAACATAACCGCACCGGCTGAAACGCTCCTCGGCCCTGCAACGATCACCGGGCAGGTGCTCGACGCGACCACTGGCGACCCCATCCCCAACGCCGAGATTGCATTCTCTACGGAGACGGACACCAGCCGGGCGCTGGCCGATCTCATCTTTGAGGCCAACGAGAGCGGAACGTACGAGCTACAAAACGCCCCAACCGGCACGTACCTGTGCGTCATCCGTGCCGCGGGCTACTTCCCGCAGATTGTGGAAGAGGTACCCCTCCAGGAGGGCACCAACGACCTGGGCAGCTCGGCGAGCTCGGAGGAACTGGCCGACGGTCAATTCCGCATTGTGCTTTCGTGGGGCGAGACGCCGGACGACCTGGACTCGCACCTAACCGGCCCCGATGCGGGCAGCGGGCGCTTCCACGTGTACTACTCCAATCAAACCCCCAGCGGCGCAGAGGCCAACCTCGACCTCGACGATATCACGAGCTACGGGCCCGAGACCGTAACCATCACCGCCCTGCGCGATGGGATGTATCGCTACTCGGTGCATAACTACGCCAACCAAAGCGCAGATGGCGCGCTCGGCATCGAATCGTCGCCCGCGAAGGTGGACTTCTACGGCGAAAACGGGCTGATTGAAACGTACAATCCGCCGGCAGCCACGGCCCAGTCGGGCAATACCTGGCGCGTGTTCGAGATCAACGTGTCGGGCGGTACGCCAAGTATTGACGACAACGGCGGCGACACGTTTGGCTACTACCAGGCGTCGAGCTCCAGCGATACCGGTACGTTCTTGCGCGGGCCGGTTGATAAGCAGCAGGTCCTCTCTGAGCGCCTGCAGAACGCACTCTTGGAGGCCTTCGACCGACCGCTTCGGTAA
- a CDS encoding NAD+ synthase: MRIALAQINPTVGDLAGNRQKIVSYAARAAQRGADLVVFPELCVTGYPPQDLLDNPLFRTAVQQTVQQIASDVPRGLGIIVGAPLPNPSSTGKRLQNVACLFEDGRAVGRVAKRLLPTYDVFDEHRYFEPGTASSVIEWRGHRLGLHICEDMWNAQQQDAHRIYDANPVDALAAQAPDLFINISASPFSLGKHAVRTELVQAICAQHQRPFLICNQVGANTEIIFDGDSRVHAPDGTLVACADSFAEDLLLWDTASDTAPCSKPHDDIADLHDALVLGIRDYFHKTGIFNKALVGLSGGIDSAVTCALAAEALGPEQVVGVTMPSEISSKGSVTDSEALAHNLGIAFRQIPIKPAVDAFDDMLAAPFEGTTPGVAEENIQSRVRGTTLMALSNKFGHLLLSTGNKSEMAVGYVTLYGDTNGGVAVLSDVLKTRVYALARHMNAQSATPVIPQNTIDKPPSAELRPDQQDTDSLPSYDVLDEILRRYIESQQELATIVEATGFEEALVADILQQVDRNEYKRRQAPPGLRVTEKAFGMGRRMPIVMQWERMSATTPSTA, from the coding sequence ATGAGGATTGCGCTGGCCCAAATCAATCCAACCGTCGGCGACCTGGCGGGCAATCGGCAAAAGATTGTATCGTATGCCGCGCGCGCCGCGCAGCGTGGCGCAGACCTGGTGGTCTTCCCGGAGCTGTGCGTGACGGGGTATCCGCCGCAGGATCTGCTCGACAATCCGCTCTTTCGTACGGCCGTGCAACAGACGGTGCAGCAGATAGCATCGGACGTGCCGCGTGGCCTTGGGATTATTGTGGGCGCGCCGCTGCCCAACCCCTCATCAACCGGCAAGCGCCTGCAAAATGTGGCGTGCCTTTTCGAGGATGGGCGCGCGGTGGGGCGGGTTGCGAAGCGGCTGTTACCCACCTACGATGTGTTCGACGAACACCGCTACTTTGAGCCCGGTACCGCCTCGTCCGTCATCGAGTGGCGTGGGCACCGCCTGGGGCTGCACATCTGCGAAGACATGTGGAACGCGCAGCAGCAGGACGCCCATCGGATCTATGATGCCAACCCGGTCGATGCGCTGGCCGCGCAGGCCCCGGACCTGTTCATCAACATCAGCGCGTCGCCGTTTTCGCTGGGCAAGCACGCCGTGCGCACCGAACTCGTGCAGGCGATTTGTGCGCAGCATCAGCGGCCGTTTCTCATCTGCAACCAGGTGGGCGCCAACACCGAAATCATCTTCGATGGCGACAGCCGCGTGCATGCCCCCGACGGCACCTTGGTGGCCTGCGCCGACTCCTTCGCCGAGGATCTGCTGCTGTGGGACACCGCGTCGGATACGGCCCCGTGCTCGAAGCCGCACGACGACATTGCCGATCTGCACGACGCGCTCGTGCTGGGCATCCGCGACTACTTCCACAAGACCGGCATCTTCAACAAAGCCCTGGTGGGGCTCTCAGGCGGCATCGACTCGGCCGTTACCTGTGCCCTCGCGGCGGAAGCGCTCGGGCCCGAGCAAGTCGTGGGCGTTACCATGCCGTCGGAAATCTCGTCGAAGGGCTCGGTGACCGACTCGGAGGCGCTGGCGCACAACCTGGGCATCGCCTTCCGCCAGATTCCGATAAAGCCCGCCGTGGATGCGTTTGATGATATGCTGGCGGCTCCATTTGAAGGGACCACACCCGGCGTTGCAGAGGAGAACATTCAGTCGCGCGTGCGGGGCACCACGCTGATGGCGCTCTCCAACAAATTTGGCCACTTGTTGCTCTCCACAGGCAATAAAAGCGAAATGGCCGTGGGCTACGTGACGCTCTACGGCGATACCAACGGCGGCGTCGCGGTGCTCTCCGACGTGCTCAAGACGCGCGTGTATGCACTGGCGCGTCACATGAACGCGCAATCGGCGACCCCTGTCATTCCGCAAAACACCATCGACAAGCCGCCCTCGGCCGAGCTGCGCCCGGACCAGCAAGATACCGACTCGCTTCCGTCGTACGATGTGCTCGATGAGATTCTGCGCCGTTACATTGAGTCCCAGCAAGAGCTGGCGACGATTGTAGAGGCCACAGGCTTTGAGGAGGCGCTGGTAGCCGATATTTTGCAGCAGGTCGACCGAAACGAGTACAAGCGCCGTCAGGCCCCGCCGGGGTTGCGCGTGACGGAGAAGGCCTTTGGGATGGGGCGGCGCATGCCCATCGTGATGCAGTGGGAGCGCATGAGCGCAACGACGCCATCTACGGCTTAG
- a CDS encoding CsgG/HfaB family protein translates to MPAVRLSILSLALLIAGCANYAAPMRTKSAHPGLQSAAAPELRGLPAPQDKVIAAVYQFRDQTGQYKASEQGSSFSTAVTQGATSILMRALDVSGWFVPIEREGLSNLLNERQIIQQIRQQHQGADGKTLGPLPPLLYAGVLLEGGIIGYDTNVLTGGGGVRYFGIGGSGQYRQDQVTVYLRAISTQSGRVLATVHTTKTILSQKVDGGAFLYVDQDRLLEAEAGYSFNEPPVLAVTEAIDAAVYQLVLEGLRSDLWSAQDSLAAARALQSYDAQLMATRSRDYFDRVLKTESRPGVGIGASVHAQRYAGDYKYPRVRPAAEVAFHRQISTHWGAELLFDGGYITAKESFEYLSLGSSLNLSYRFLPYASATPYITLGAGLRTQGTNRFVLGETLLPQATVRVGMEAMVSSRFSVQVSANGQYVFYDMLDGVKVGTYDDSLWSGSIGFIYYTSFF, encoded by the coding sequence ATGCCTGCTGTTCGTCTCTCGATCTTGTCGCTTGCTCTTCTTATTGCCGGATGTGCCAACTACGCCGCACCCATGCGTACCAAGAGTGCACACCCGGGCTTGCAGAGCGCTGCCGCGCCCGAACTGCGCGGCTTGCCGGCCCCTCAGGATAAAGTGATTGCGGCCGTCTACCAATTTCGCGATCAGACGGGCCAATACAAGGCGTCTGAGCAAGGGTCGAGTTTTTCAACTGCCGTTACGCAGGGGGCTACCTCCATCCTAATGCGCGCGCTTGACGTCTCGGGATGGTTTGTGCCCATCGAGCGCGAGGGCCTGTCGAACCTCCTCAACGAGCGACAGATCATCCAGCAGATCCGCCAGCAGCATCAGGGAGCAGATGGAAAGACGCTCGGGCCGCTTCCGCCGCTTTTGTATGCCGGGGTGCTGCTTGAAGGCGGCATCATTGGATATGACACGAACGTCCTAACGGGCGGTGGCGGTGTGCGCTACTTCGGGATTGGCGGTTCGGGGCAGTACCGGCAAGACCAGGTAACGGTCTACCTGCGCGCCATCTCTACGCAGAGTGGCCGCGTGTTGGCTACCGTGCACACGACCAAAACCATCCTCTCGCAGAAAGTGGACGGCGGGGCGTTTCTGTATGTGGATCAAGATCGCCTGTTGGAGGCCGAAGCGGGGTACAGCTTTAACGAACCCCCGGTGTTGGCGGTTACGGAAGCCATTGATGCGGCGGTTTATCAGCTGGTGCTGGAGGGCCTGCGCAGTGACCTGTGGAGTGCGCAAGATAGCCTGGCCGCCGCCCGCGCGTTGCAGTCGTACGACGCCCAACTCATGGCCACCCGGTCCCGCGACTATTTCGACCGCGTCCTCAAGACCGAAAGCCGCCCGGGCGTAGGCATTGGAGCGAGCGTGCATGCCCAACGATATGCCGGCGATTACAAATATCCGCGCGTTCGTCCGGCGGCTGAGGTGGCATTCCATCGGCAGATATCTACCCACTGGGGGGCTGAGCTGCTATTTGATGGCGGGTACATCACGGCCAAGGAGTCGTTTGAGTATCTTTCACTTGGCTCCTCGCTCAACCTCTCCTATCGCTTCCTGCCGTACGCATCGGCAACGCCCTACATTACGCTCGGAGCGGGCCTGCGCACGCAGGGCACCAATCGGTTTGTGCTCGGCGAAACCCTGCTGCCACAAGCCACCGTGCGGGTGGGCATGGAAGCCATGGTTTCATCACGCTTCAGCGTTCAGGTATCGGCCAATGGACAATATGTCTTTTATGATATGCTCGATGGCGTGAAGGTGGGTACCTACGACGATTCACTGTGGAGTGGGTCGATCGGATTTATTTACTACACCAGCTTTTTTTGA
- the ruvA gene encoding Holliday junction branch migration protein RuvA, with translation MIAYVAGTLVERAPDAVVVDVHGIGYRVLVPTSTFEELPPVGNDVKLHTYHYVREDNVALYGFATTAERTVFETMLGVSRVGPKLALSALSALTPAQLRDHVMEGDTSRLTDISGVGRKTADRLIVELRDRLADLDVFDGAAPISGGSESRAAARADALAALESLGLSRADAERALREVLRDHAGVQSADELVRLALQAAE, from the coding sequence ATGATCGCATACGTGGCAGGAACGCTGGTGGAGCGCGCGCCCGACGCGGTGGTGGTTGACGTGCACGGCATTGGCTACCGGGTGCTGGTGCCCACCTCAACGTTTGAGGAGCTTCCTCCGGTGGGCAACGACGTGAAGCTGCACACCTACCATTACGTGCGGGAAGACAACGTGGCGCTCTACGGCTTCGCGACAACCGCCGAGCGCACCGTGTTTGAGACCATGCTGGGGGTGTCGCGCGTGGGGCCCAAGCTGGCGCTCTCGGCGCTTTCGGCCCTTACGCCGGCGCAGCTACGCGACCATGTGATGGAGGGCGACACGAGCCGCCTGACCGACATCTCGGGCGTGGGCCGCAAGACAGCCGACCGTCTGATTGTAGAGCTGCGGGACCGCCTGGCCGACCTCGACGTGTTCGACGGCGCTGCGCCCATCAGCGGTGGGTCAGAATCGCGGGCCGCGGCGCGGGCCGACGCGCTGGCCGCGCTGGAGTCGCTGGGGCTGAGCCGCGCCGATGCCGAGCGCGCGCTGCGGGAGGTCTTGCGCGACCACGCCGGGGTGCAGTCTGCTGATGAGCTTGTGCGCTTGGCCCTGCAGGCGGCCGAGTAA
- a CDS encoding carboxypeptidase regulatory-like domain-containing protein gives MSYLIRLCLAGAFVLAATACETATLGPTLLGSIDGRVLTAKDNRPVPNANITTTPATGAYVTAEDGTFRINDIEAGTYNITVRRTGYTANTVAVAVRDDEVTPATIFLEADDANDPSSADSLLSAEIVNWANRRINSDTTFVDIEYRVQNVGSDDIARYELYIRINTTTDSFYGEISGDSLRVAQSDIGTFVKFIRSNQAQEVNIEDVYVETTEE, from the coding sequence ATGTCCTACCTTATTCGCTTATGCCTAGCAGGCGCGTTCGTCCTGGCGGCAACCGCATGCGAAACCGCCACCCTCGGCCCTACGCTCTTAGGTAGCATTGACGGGCGCGTGCTCACGGCCAAAGACAATCGCCCGGTGCCCAACGCAAACATAACGACCACGCCAGCCACGGGCGCGTACGTGACGGCCGAGGACGGCACATTTCGCATCAATGACATCGAGGCAGGCACCTACAACATTACCGTGCGACGTACGGGCTACACGGCCAACACGGTGGCCGTGGCCGTGCGCGACGACGAGGTGACGCCCGCCACGATTTTTCTGGAAGCTGATGATGCAAACGACCCTTCCAGCGCAGACTCCTTGCTATCGGCCGAGATTGTGAACTGGGCCAACCGGCGCATCAACAGCGACACAACGTTTGTTGACATCGAGTACCGCGTTCAGAACGTAGGATCCGATGATATTGCGCGGTACGAGCTATACATCCGCATTAACACGACCACCGATTCGTTCTACGGCGAGATCTCGGGCGATTCCTTGCGTGTAGCACAGTCCGATATCGGTACGTTCGTCAAGTTTATCCGGAGCAACCAGGCGCAGGAAGTGAACATCGAGGACGTCTACGTGGAGACGACCGAAGAATAA